CTGGAGCGGCGAGGTGCCCGAACAACTGCAGGCGGGTGAATTGCTCGGTGTGAAACTGCCCGAGGACCACAATTGGGGACCCGCCGTGGTGCGCTGGGTCCGCCAGGTACCCGGCAGCGGCACCCAGATGGGCGTCGAATTGCTGGCTCCCACCGCCCGCCCCTGCGGCTTGCAACTGCTGCGCAAGGCAGAACAGAACAGCCAATACCTGCGCGCCCTGCTGCTGCCCGAGATCAAGGCCATCGACCAGGCCCCGACGCTGATCGCACCGCGCCTGCCCTTCCAGGAAGGCAGCAAGGTGCAGATCAATCAGCAAGGCGTCGAGCAGCGCGGCATGCTGGATCGGCGCCGCAGCATGACCGTGAGTTTCAGCGTGTTCGAATATCACCTGCTGGAGCAGGCCAGCGCGCAACCGGCCGGCTCGCCGTCCGGCAGTGGTGGGGGACGCCAGGAGGAAGACTTTGACTCCCTGTGGAAGTCTCTGTAGCTTCAATGGATTGTCGTTATCGCCAAGGTGCGAGTAGACCATGGCTGCCGAATACAGTGCGATCCGTCTGTTGCTGCTCGAAACATCGCAGAACGAGGCGGAGCGCCTGGTCAGCCTCTTCCGCAATGCCGGTCGCGCAGCGCGGGCCCACCGCCTCGCTGACCCTGCCGGACTCGATGAGCTCCTGAGCCAACATTGGGACCTCGTCATCCTCGCGCCCGCGGCAGAGGATTTTGACACCCAGGCCGCCCTGAAACGTCTGCGCATGCGGGCGCCCCAGCTCGCGGTGATCCAGCGCGTACCGCCCGCCGATCCCGAAGCGGTGGTGAACGCCCTGCGCCAGGGTGCGCGGGATGCCATCGCCAGCGACAATGACGAACACCTGCTGCTGGCCTGTCTGCGTGAACTGGGCAATCAGGCCGAACGCCAGGAATGTCGCCGTCTGACCCAGGCGCTGGCCGAGGCGGAACAGCGCTGCCAACTCCTGCTGGCCAATGCGGTAGACGCGGTCGCCTACGTTCACGACGGCATGCACATCCATGTCAACTCGGCCTATGTGGAGCTGCTCGGCTACCCCTCCGCCGACGACCTGGAGATCACCCCGCTGATGGACCTGATCGCCGCGGCCGACCAGCCGGCGTTGCGCGATGCCTTCCGCCAATTGCGCGACGATCCCAATGCCCGCGAATTGAGCTGCCAGTGCGTCCGTCACGATGGCAGCCTGCTGGCGGCCCAGTTGCGCCTGACCCCGGCAATCTACCTCGACGAGCCTTGCGTACAGCTGCAAGTCCGCGAGGAGCGCGTCATCGACGTCTCCTTCGAGGAACAGCTACGCGAGGTGCGCTTCCAGGACACCCTGACCGGCCTGATCAATCGGGGCCGCATGCTCGAACTGCTCGAAGAGGCCCTGGAAAGCGCGCGACTCGGGACTCCGGCCAGCTTCGCCTACCTGACCATAGACCGTTATCCGACGTTGCTGGCGGAACTCGGCATCGGCGCCATGGATGAATTGCTGGTGACCCTGGCGGAACGCCTGCGCGAGCATTTCGGCACCCTGGTGACCCTGGCACGCTTCGCCGACGACGCCTTCGCCGCC
The window above is part of the Pseudomonas oryzihabitans genome. Proteins encoded here:
- a CDS encoding GGDEF domain-containing phosphodiesterase, translated to MAAEYSAIRLLLLETSQNEAERLVSLFRNAGRAARAHRLADPAGLDELLSQHWDLVILAPAAEDFDTQAALKRLRMRAPQLAVIQRVPPADPEAVVNALRQGARDAIASDNDEHLLLACLRELGNQAERQECRRLTQALAEAEQRCQLLLANAVDAVAYVHDGMHIHVNSAYVELLGYPSADDLEITPLMDLIAAADQPALRDAFRQLRDDPNARELSCQCVRHDGSLLAAQLRLTPAIYLDEPCVQLQVREERVIDVSFEEQLREVRFQDTLTGLINRGRMLELLEEALESARLGTPASFAYLTIDRYPTLLAELGIGAMDELLVTLAERLREHFGTLVTLARFADDAFAALLPQPADTTLDNAFERLLGRQERQALTVAGRALVVSYSIGVVALDSHAKSAGDLVDRAHRCARQVAQRGGNASKRYDPAEELAAAANRGNLVAMVKQALQQNSFRLLFQPVIGLRGGSYEYYEVLLRLINPQGEEVSPTEFALTARDSGLSGQIDRWVIHQAVRQLGEHRARGYGTRIFVHLSGATLGDLELLSWLDKTLQTQGLEAEAVIFQLAEEEVLANPEQALAMVQRLRRQGHQITFSGFAGSAQPLAALRLVVPDYVKLSSTLIKDLAQPEHQARLKALVAELSEQNVLAIAPFVESASVLAQLWQVGVHFIQGYYLQEPSQAMDYEFQAE